In Bacillus sp. Cs-700, one genomic interval encodes:
- a CDS encoding DUF3953 domain-containing protein, producing MGIWLKILRYVLSLSTFALAVYGLITSNFEFNHIMIFLLGLTMLVMGIEEFQKERKTIGILLVGVFAFSLFVSIKGFLLS from the coding sequence GTGGGAATTTGGTTGAAAATTTTACGATACGTTCTATCACTATCAACTTTTGCACTTGCTGTTTATGGGTTGATTACAAGTAATTTTGAGTTTAATCATATAATGATATTTCTATTAGGACTTACAATGTTAGTTATGGGAATAGAGGAATTTCAAAAAGAGCGAAAAACAATTGGTATACTACTTGTTGGTGTTTTTGCCTTCTCATTATTTGTATCAATTAAAGGTTTTTTATTAAGCTAA
- a CDS encoding YebC/PmpR family DNA-binding transcriptional regulator has product MGRKWNNIKEKKASKDANTSRIYAKFGREIYVAAKQGEPDPVANQALRLVLERAKTYNVPKAIIDRAIEKAKGGADENYDTLRYEGFGPSGSMVIVDTLTNNVNRTASDVRSTFGKNGGNMGVNGSVAYMFDATAVFGIEGKSADEVLELLMEADLDVRDIMEEDDVVIVYAEPDQFHAVQEAFKNAGITEFTVAELTMLAQNDVELSGEDQEQFLKMIDALEELEDVQQVYHNVDLGEE; this is encoded by the coding sequence ATGGGTCGTAAATGGAATAATATTAAGGAAAAGAAAGCATCTAAGGATGCGAATACAAGTCGAATTTATGCAAAGTTTGGTCGTGAAATTTATGTAGCGGCAAAGCAAGGTGAACCAGATCCAGTAGCGAACCAGGCGTTGCGCTTAGTTCTTGAACGGGCGAAAACATACAACGTACCAAAAGCAATCATTGACCGTGCGATTGAAAAAGCGAAGGGCGGAGCAGATGAAAATTACGATACGCTTCGTTACGAAGGATTTGGTCCAAGCGGATCTATGGTGATCGTTGATACATTAACAAACAACGTAAACCGTACAGCTTCTGATGTTCGCTCTACTTTTGGTAAAAACGGTGGAAACATGGGTGTGAACGGTTCTGTTGCTTACATGTTTGATGCAACAGCCGTATTCGGCATTGAAGGCAAATCAGCAGATGAAGTTCTTGAACTGTTAATGGAAGCAGATCTTGATGTACGTGACATTATGGAAGAGGATGACGTTGTAATTGTCTATGCTGAACCAGATCAGTTCCATGCAGTGCAGGAAGCATTTAAAAATGCAGGTATTACTGAGTTTACGGTAGCTGAACTTACGATGCTTGCACAAAATGACGTTGAGCTTTCAGGAGAAGATCAAGAGCAGTTCTTGAAAATGATCGATGCACTTGAAGAGTTGGAAGATGTACAGCAGGTTTATCACAATGTAGATTTAGGAGAAGAATAA
- a CDS encoding P1 family peptidase — protein MEPGDKNTITDVEGVSVGHTTISNGQVQTGVTAILPHQGNLFQQKVIASSYVLNGFGKTMGTIQLNELGTLETPILLTNTLSIGTAADAMLDYMLEQNHEIGDTTGTVNPVIGECNDMFLNDIRGRHVQKHHVHEAIANASTTFEEGSVGAGRGMLCYSLKGGIGTASRKVKLQHGSYTLGVLVVTNFGILRDLQINGKKVGKKLKEALLHSWEEKDKGSVMVIVATDLPVSERQLQRIIKRASTGLARTGSIITTGSGEIIIGFSTANKVAHQYAPQTQTLETIHEEEIDTAFRSVGEATEEAVLNSLVAATHVIGRDGNERPTLMHLLQKFSMKLT, from the coding sequence ATGGAGCCTGGCGATAAAAACACCATTACTGATGTCGAGGGAGTAAGCGTCGGCCATACTACTATAAGTAATGGACAGGTTCAGACTGGCGTTACAGCCATCCTGCCACATCAAGGAAATCTTTTTCAGCAAAAAGTAATCGCATCGAGCTATGTTTTAAATGGGTTTGGTAAAACAATGGGTACCATCCAACTCAATGAGCTTGGTACACTGGAAACCCCGATACTTCTAACGAATACGTTAAGTATAGGAACGGCTGCAGATGCGATGCTTGATTATATGCTTGAACAAAACCATGAAATTGGCGATACAACTGGAACGGTTAATCCGGTTATTGGCGAATGCAACGATATGTTTTTAAACGATATCCGAGGACGTCACGTTCAAAAGCATCATGTTCACGAAGCGATTGCAAATGCTTCGACTACTTTTGAAGAAGGTTCCGTTGGGGCTGGAAGGGGGATGCTGTGCTACTCATTAAAAGGTGGAATTGGCACTGCTTCGAGAAAAGTGAAGCTCCAGCATGGAAGTTACACTCTTGGTGTCTTAGTTGTAACCAACTTTGGTATTCTTCGGGACCTACAAATAAACGGAAAGAAAGTGGGCAAGAAATTAAAGGAAGCCCTTCTTCATTCCTGGGAAGAAAAAGATAAGGGATCCGTCATGGTGATCGTTGCAACAGATCTCCCCGTTTCAGAACGCCAACTTCAGCGTATTATTAAACGGGCATCGACAGGACTAGCTCGAACAGGATCGATTATCACAACTGGTAGCGGCGAGATTATCATTGGTTTTTCCACCGCCAACAAAGTCGCCCATCAATATGCACCACAAACTCAAACACTGGAAACCATTCATGAGGAAGAAATCGATACCGCTTTTCGTTCAGTTGGTGAAGCGACAGAAGAAGCGGTACTTAATTCTTTAGTAGCCGCTACTCACGTGATCGGCCGTGATGGAAATGAGAGACCGACGTTAATGCATTTACTCCAGAAATTTAGTATGAAGCTTACATAA